From one Caminicella sporogenes DSM 14501 genomic stretch:
- the priA gene encoding primosomal protein N' — protein sequence MYLACYAGIVVNTGNRQTDNIYTYRIPQDLQSKIKVGCKVVVPFGIGNKLLEGYVFEIKNETDFQSTIKDIKYIIEDDIILSEKQIKLCHWLKNEYLCTYFEAISLLVPSGTTLKRKIVYSINYEVLNKFENLADLTKQQKIILNTVKREEFVEEKKLKEILNFNFKRNLNILCKMNLINSKEYFYTDVNHKYKKMAVLNFDINKADDVFANLSLRAYKQRKILEILIKKEKMEVSKLISDAGTSSSVIKQLEKKGLISITEEKEFRSPLAKKEKHLEKAKVLNREQKIVYDNILKAISEKRHETFLVHGVTGSGKTEVYIQLVDKVLKDNKQAIILVPEISLTTQIVNKFFSRFRSNIAVLHSKLSLGERLDQWKKIKNNEISIVIGARSAVFAPCENLGLIIIDEEHESSYKSDMSPKYQTVEVAKYICTQENIPLVLGTATPSVESYYKALKGQYRLLKLKNRFNKNPLPTVEIVDMRVELEEGNRSIFSKSLYNSMKECLANKKQVILFLNRRGFSTFISCRSCGFVLKCINCDISLTYHYKSNLAKCHYCGYSRAVPDTCPSCGSKYIKYFGAGTEKVENYVKKLFSNYKVQRLDVDTTSRKGELERIITSFENREIDILIGTQMVTKGLDFPYVTLVGVLSADTILNLPDYRANERTFQLLTQVAGRAGRHDFQGKVIIQTYTPENFSVIAAQNHDYDTFFKREINIRREFLYPPFCSLINIVIYGKNENDVIKSSRNLFEELEFKIKENNLRDIIIFGPNPAIYNKIKGNYRWQILIKCQSIDQESIKGIINNVCIRNKNKFLYGDVNLSVDINPYSMF from the coding sequence ATGTATTTAGCTTGTTATGCTGGAATAGTTGTAAATACTGGAAACAGACAGACAGATAATATATATACTTATAGAATTCCTCAAGATTTACAGAGTAAAATTAAAGTGGGGTGTAAGGTAGTAGTACCATTTGGTATAGGTAATAAATTATTAGAAGGATATGTATTTGAAATTAAAAATGAAACTGATTTTCAAAGCACTATAAAGGATATTAAATATATAATAGAAGATGATATAATATTATCGGAAAAGCAGATAAAATTATGTCATTGGCTGAAAAATGAATATTTATGTACTTATTTTGAGGCTATTAGTTTATTAGTACCTTCAGGAACTACTTTAAAGAGAAAAATTGTATATAGTATCAATTATGAAGTTTTAAATAAGTTTGAAAATTTAGCTGATTTGACAAAGCAACAAAAAATCATATTGAATACAGTAAAAAGAGAAGAGTTTGTAGAAGAAAAAAAACTTAAAGAAATATTGAATTTTAATTTTAAAAGAAATTTAAATATTTTATGTAAAATGAATTTAATAAATTCAAAAGAATACTTTTATACTGATGTAAATCATAAATATAAAAAAATGGCAGTTTTAAATTTTGATATAAACAAAGCAGATGATGTATTTGCAAATCTTTCATTAAGAGCATACAAACAGAGAAAAATTTTAGAAATTCTCATTAAAAAAGAAAAAATGGAAGTTAGCAAACTAATTTCTGATGCAGGTACATCTAGTTCAGTTATTAAACAGTTAGAAAAAAAAGGATTAATAAGCATTACTGAAGAAAAAGAGTTTAGAAGTCCGTTAGCAAAAAAAGAAAAACACTTGGAAAAAGCAAAAGTATTAAATAGAGAACAGAAAATAGTTTATGATAATATTCTCAAAGCTATATCAGAAAAAAGACATGAAACTTTTCTTGTTCATGGAGTTACGGGCAGTGGTAAAACGGAAGTTTATATACAGCTTGTTGATAAAGTTTTAAAAGATAATAAACAAGCAATTATTCTAGTTCCTGAAATTTCACTTACTACACAAATTGTGAATAAATTTTTTAGTAGATTTAGATCAAATATAGCAGTACTGCATAGCAAGTTATCATTAGGAGAAAGGTTGGATCAGTGGAAGAAAATAAAAAATAATGAAATTTCAATTGTCATTGGAGCACGGTCTGCTGTTTTTGCTCCATGTGAAAATTTAGGTCTAATTATAATAGATGAGGAACATGAATCTTCATATAAATCTGATATGAGTCCTAAATATCAAACTGTAGAAGTTGCAAAGTATATTTGTACTCAAGAAAATATACCTTTAGTTTTAGGAACTGCAACGCCGTCTGTTGAAAGTTATTATAAAGCTTTAAAAGGGCAGTATAGACTTTTAAAGCTTAAAAATCGATTTAATAAAAATCCTCTTCCAACAGTTGAGATAGTTGATATGAGAGTAGAATTAGAAGAAGGGAATAGAAGTATATTCAGCAAAAGTTTATATAATTCTATGAAGGAATGTTTGGCAAATAAAAAGCAGGTGATTTTATTTTTAAATAGACGTGGTTTTTCAACTTTTATATCTTGTAGAAGTTGCGGTTTTGTATTAAAATGTATAAATTGTGATATTTCTCTTACTTATCATTATAAAAGTAATTTAGCTAAATGCCACTACTGTGGTTATTCTAGAGCAGTACCTGATACATGTCCTTCATGTGGAAGTAAATATATAAAATATTTTGGAGCAGGTACAGAAAAAGTAGAAAACTATGTAAAAAAATTGTTTTCTAATTATAAAGTGCAAAGACTTGATGTTGATACGACATCGAGAAAAGGTGAACTTGAAAGGATAATTACTTCATTTGAAAATAGAGAAATAGATATACTAATAGGTACTCAAATGGTAACAAAAGGACTTGATTTTCCATATGTTACTTTAGTAGGTGTCTTATCAGCTGATACTATTTTAAATTTACCTGACTATAGAGCTAATGAAAGGACTTTTCAGCTTTTAACTCAAGTAGCAGGTAGAGCTGGAAGACACGATTTTCAAGGTAAAGTGATAATTCAGACATATACTCCTGAAAATTTTTCTGTTATTGCAGCACAGAACCATGATTATGATACTTTTTTTAAAAGAGAAATAAATATTAGAAGAGAATTTCTGTATCCGCCATTTTGTAGTTTAATAAATATTGTTATCTATGGAAAAAATGAAAATGATGTTATAAAATCATCTAGGAATTTATTTGAAGAATTAGAATTTAAAATAAAAGAAAATAATTTGAGAGATATAATTATTTTTGGACCAAATCCGGCAATATATAATAAAATAAAAGGAAATTATAGATGGCAGATACTTATAAAATGCCAAAGTATTGACCAAGAAAGTATTAAAGGTATAATTAATAATGTATGTATTAGAAATAAAAATAAATTTTTGTATGGAGATGTAAATTTAAGTGTTGATATTAATCCATATAGTATGTTTTGA